The following coding sequences lie in one Thermomicrobium sp. 4228-Ro genomic window:
- a CDS encoding APC family permease has translation MSSGGGRSPVRGPRTFVREATGLTKELSLLDIFVYNTNNQNIGLGVLFILLFVPAFYPGASMLAGALVAGLLALAHATTYAFFAAALPRSGGDYVYISRTLSPVLGFISSFNWLVWLSVYIGIPAAYFGQYGLSSLFRMLAANAENPEIMRLADFWQTPLGIFLAGTVLIVLFGIVFALGTKLYFRIQNAAFLFATIAVAVAGLIALVTPRETFLLRFDEYVRAVGGVEHAFAVAQLSAGYQTHPFDAYQTFLSLSLPLYIVLFAITSSFIGGEVKNARRAQFFGMPGSVLYCTAWILLLVAAFQKMVGYGGLAVIGAADPQALGLAFTPTFIELAGAVVHRNLVLVLFLGIGFLLWTYVWLPINYLASTRILLAWSFDRLMPEKLSYVSPRTHTPLVAILVVGLIGEVCLALYAWHIVLASIVGIFGWIVSFILTAIAAIVFPYRRRDDFESSPVRWRLAGIPLMSIVGALAVVSLLVCEVVFWLDPFVGLAHYPNVQVLTVAVFIVGMLVYWLAKTIQARRGIRVEYAFREIPPE, from the coding sequence ATGAGCAGTGGCGGCGGTCGCAGCCCAGTCCGGGGACCGCGGACGTTCGTTCGTGAGGCGACCGGACTCACGAAGGAACTCTCGCTGCTCGATATCTTCGTCTACAACACCAACAACCAGAATATCGGGCTCGGTGTCTTGTTCATCCTGTTGTTCGTGCCGGCCTTCTATCCTGGGGCCAGCATGCTGGCGGGAGCGCTTGTTGCCGGTCTGCTGGCGTTAGCACACGCGACGACCTATGCCTTCTTCGCAGCGGCCTTGCCGCGCAGTGGTGGCGACTACGTGTACATCAGCCGCACGCTCTCGCCGGTTCTCGGTTTCATCAGCAGTTTCAACTGGCTCGTCTGGTTGAGCGTGTACATCGGCATCCCGGCTGCCTACTTCGGTCAGTATGGGCTGTCCTCGCTGTTCCGGATGCTCGCTGCGAATGCCGAGAATCCTGAGATCATGAGGCTGGCGGATTTTTGGCAAACTCCGCTCGGCATTTTTCTCGCAGGGACGGTACTCATCGTCCTCTTCGGCATCGTCTTCGCACTCGGGACGAAGTTGTATTTTCGCATTCAGAACGCTGCCTTCCTTTTCGCGACCATCGCGGTTGCGGTTGCTGGACTCATCGCGCTCGTTACCCCGCGTGAAACGTTCCTCTTGCGTTTCGACGAGTACGTGCGTGCGGTCGGTGGTGTGGAGCATGCGTTCGCCGTAGCCCAGCTGAGCGCTGGTTACCAGACGCATCCGTTCGATGCCTATCAGACCTTCCTTTCGCTGAGCTTACCGCTCTATATCGTATTGTTCGCGATTACCTCGAGTTTCATCGGCGGGGAAGTGAAGAACGCACGCCGGGCGCAGTTCTTTGGCATGCCCGGCTCGGTGCTGTACTGCACGGCCTGGATCCTGCTGCTCGTGGCGGCATTCCAAAAGATGGTCGGCTACGGCGGTCTGGCGGTCATCGGTGCAGCGGACCCGCAAGCCTTGGGGCTGGCCTTCACACCGACCTTCATCGAGCTCGCCGGGGCAGTCGTGCACCGCAATCTGGTGCTGGTCCTGTTCCTCGGTATCGGCTTTCTGCTCTGGACGTACGTCTGGTTGCCGATCAACTATCTGGCGTCGACGCGCATCTTGCTCGCCTGGTCGTTCGATCGTCTGATGCCGGAAAAGCTCTCGTACGTGAGCCCGCGGACGCATACGCCGCTGGTGGCGATCCTGGTGGTCGGGCTGATCGGGGAGGTTTGCCTCGCGCTCTATGCCTGGCACATCGTGCTCGCGAGCATCGTCGGGATTTTCGGCTGGATTGTCTCGTTCATCTTGACCGCGATCGCGGCGATCGTGTTCCCCTACCGGCGGCGCGACGATTTCGAGTCCTCACCGGTCCGTTGGCGCTTGGCCGGGATACCGCTGATGTCGATCGTGGGAGCGCTGGCGGTCGTCAGCTTGCTGGTGTGCGAGGTCGTGTTCTGGCTCGACCCATTCGTCGGGCTCGCCCATTACCCGAACGTGCAGGTGCTGACGGTCGCTGTCTTCATCGTGGGGATGCTGGTCTACTGGCTGGCCAAGACGATTCAGGCTCGCCGGGGTATACGCGTCGAGTATGCCTTCCGAGAGATTCCGCCGGAGTGA
- a CDS encoding phosphate-starvation-inducible PsiE family protein: protein MGQRTVTMDDREHIPHTEIHRLSRRFLEAAQDILVVALVIVLFGLMIRTLLILIDHLFGPSLDFRVVIAEVLFMLVMVELMRLLIVYLEEHRVAVDFMVELGIVATLREVVLRGVVELGWAQVLAISAFLLTLGALLRFGTLRAQLQARQARWLRAERPGPDQAAREAGERVRTATARSEWTPED, encoded by the coding sequence ATGGGGCAGCGGACGGTGACGATGGACGATCGCGAGCACATTCCCCATACCGAAATCCACCGCCTGTCGCGGCGCTTTTTGGAGGCTGCACAGGACATTCTCGTCGTCGCCCTCGTCATCGTCCTTTTCGGATTGATGATCCGGACGCTGCTCATCTTGATCGACCATCTCTTCGGGCCCTCCCTGGACTTTCGCGTCGTTATCGCTGAGGTACTGTTCATGCTCGTCATGGTCGAGCTGATGCGCTTGCTCATCGTCTACCTGGAGGAACACCGAGTAGCTGTCGATTTCATGGTCGAACTCGGCATCGTCGCCACGCTGCGCGAAGTCGTTCTCCGCGGTGTGGTCGAACTGGGCTGGGCGCAGGTGCTGGCGATCAGTGCCTTCCTGCTCACGCTCGGTGCCTTGCTCCGGTTCGGCACACTGCGAGCTCAGTTGCAAGCACGGCAAGCGCGTTGGCTCCGTGCGGAACGTCCGGGACCGGACCAGGCTGCCCGGGAAGCTGGCGAGCGGGTCCGCACCGCTACGGCGCGATCGGAGTGGACTCCGGAAGACTGA